The window CCCCCGATTCCAGGTCCTCGTTCAGGAACCGCGCGTACTCCGCCCCGCCGACGTAGTAGTCAAACCACTTGTTGGCCTGCAGTGTCTTCTTCCAGCCCTCGCTTTTCACCATCTTCCCCAGCGTCGTGACCCAGAAGTCGGCCGCCTCCTTCGAGATTCCCGGCGCCGCATAGAACCCCCGCCACACGATGAAGGTCGCGTTCACCCCCTGCTCAACGGCGGTGGGGGCGTTCTTCAAGCTGCCGCCCAGGCGCTTGTCCGAGAGGACCGCGAGGATGCGGACCTCCCCCGCCTCCACCTGCCCCACGATCTCAGAGATGTCCACGGGGGCGACCGCCGTGTGCCCGCCGAGGAGGGAGGCCATCGCCTCCCCGCCCCCCTGGTGCGGAACGTACTTCACTTTGGTGGGGTCCATCCCCGCCGCCTTGATGACCTTGGCGAACTTCACGTGGTCCTGGCTGCCGGGGGCGGAGCCGCCGGCCACGGAGACGTCGGCAGGGTTCTTCCGGTAGGCGTCGAGGAGGTCCTTCAGGCTCTTGTAGGGGGAGTCCTTCCGGACGACGATCGCGCCGTAGTCGGTGGCGATGGCCGCGATGGGCGTCACATCCTTGTAGGTGTAGGGAACGCGCTTGAGAGCCAGCGTAAAGGTGAGGGACGGCGAGGCCGCGATCAGGAGGTGGCCGTCACCCTTCCGCCGGGTGATCGCGTGGGAGATGGCCACGGCCCCGCTGCCGCCGG is drawn from Candidatus Methylomirabilis sp. and contains these coding sequences:
- a CDS encoding tripartite tricarboxylate transporter substrate-binding protein, which codes for MREHPISRTGLCALGALLLGASLASPGSAGFPEKAIEIIAPANPGGGWDLTSRSTAKVLTEEKLVTQPIAVSNMPGGSGAVAISHAITRRKGDGHLLIAASPSLTFTLALKRVPYTYKDVTPIAAIATDYGAIVVRKDSPYKSLKDLLDAYRKNPADVSVAGGSAPGSQDHVKFAKVIKAAGMDPTKVKYVPHQGGGEAMASLLGGHTAVAPVDISEIVGQVEAGEVRILAVLSDKRLGGSLKNAPTAVEQGVNATFIVWRGFYAAPGISKEAADFWVTTLGKMVKSEGWKKTLQANKWFDYYVGGAEYARFLNEDLESGETLLKELGFLK